A stretch of the Bacillus sp. FJAT-18017 genome encodes the following:
- a CDS encoding ABC transporter permease encodes MAELAKNIADIPKIAEEDKLVPPWKEAWQSFYKNKLAIIGLSIVVFFIIIAVLAPVISPYSFKDQVLAERMQAPSSKHWFGTDDFGRDIFSRVIYGARISLWVGFSSVLGSVIIGTLLGIVSGYYGRWVDTIISRIFDIMLAFPSILLAIAVVAILGPSLQNALIAIALINIPNFGRIVRSRVLSVKQEEYIMAAWAIGMKDSRILLKHVLPNSISPVIVQATLAIATAIIEAAALGFLGMGAQAPTPEWGKMLADSKNYLMQAPWTLFFPGIAIMLTVLGFNLMGDGLRDALDPKMKN; translated from the coding sequence ATGGCAGAATTGGCAAAAAATATTGCTGACATCCCAAAAATCGCCGAGGAGGATAAGTTGGTACCTCCATGGAAGGAAGCCTGGCAATCCTTTTATAAAAATAAATTGGCTATTATCGGCTTAAGCATTGTTGTATTTTTTATTATTATTGCTGTTCTCGCGCCTGTAATTTCGCCTTATAGCTTTAAGGATCAGGTGTTGGCGGAGCGAATGCAAGCGCCGTCAAGTAAGCATTGGTTTGGAACCGATGACTTTGGCCGTGATATTTTTTCAAGGGTCATCTATGGGGCAAGAATCTCTCTATGGGTGGGATTTTCCTCTGTATTGGGTTCTGTGATCATTGGTACACTGCTCGGGATTGTTTCCGGCTACTATGGGCGCTGGGTTGACACGATTATTTCACGGATATTTGATATCATGCTTGCTTTTCCAAGCATATTATTGGCGATTGCCGTTGTCGCAATTTTAGGACCGTCTTTACAAAACGCCCTAATTGCGATTGCGCTCATCAATATCCCAAACTTTGGACGGATTGTGCGCTCCAGGGTACTCAGTGTCAAGCAGGAAGAGTATATCATGGCAGCCTGGGCGATTGGGATGAAGGATTCCCGGATTCTTTTAAAACATGTATTGCCAAACAGCATTTCTCCGGTAATCGTCCAAGCGACATTGGCGATTGCAACTGCGATTATCGAAGCAGCAGCCCTTGGGTTTTTAGGGATGGGCGCACAGGCCCCAACACCCGAGTGGGGAAAGATGCTCGCCGATTCGAAAAATTATTTGATGCAAGCCCCATGGACCTTATTCTTTCCGGGGATTGCCATCATGCTCACCGTACTCGGATTTAATTTGATGGGAGACGGATTAAGGGATGCCCTTGACCCGAAAATGAAGAATTAG
- a CDS encoding ABC transporter permease has translation MLAYTAKRILALFPVLFGMTLVVFAIIHAIPGNPAQVILGQRATKEAIAEVTKQLGLDRPWYEQYVDYLNSLLHGDLGTSLRTRGAINEEIWPFLTATLELTIVAMLIAVLIGVNAGIISAWFSKSWFDYVAMVLALIGVSMPIFWLGLMEQWAFSIELGWLPTTGRENVRDPVTAITGLYLIDTLLQGRTDQFGTVIQHLILPSMTLATIPMAIIARMTRATMLEVMKSDYIRTARAKGLGMFWVVYKHSLKNAIIPVLTVIGLQAGLLLGGAILTETIFGWPGIGRYLYDAIGYRDYPVIQSGILIIAAIFVFINLIVDLLYVFIDPRIKYT, from the coding sequence GTGCTAGCTTATACAGCCAAGCGTATTTTAGCGTTATTTCCGGTTTTATTTGGAATGACCCTTGTTGTTTTTGCAATCATCCATGCCATTCCTGGAAACCCTGCCCAGGTGATTCTTGGCCAAAGAGCAACAAAGGAGGCAATTGCTGAAGTAACCAAACAATTGGGCTTGGACAGGCCATGGTACGAACAATATGTCGATTATCTTAATTCCTTGCTGCATGGGGATTTAGGTACTTCTCTAAGGACAAGGGGGGCCATCAACGAAGAAATTTGGCCATTCTTGACTGCAACACTGGAATTGACAATTGTCGCAATGCTGATCGCAGTCTTGATTGGCGTCAATGCCGGCATTATCAGTGCCTGGTTTTCAAAGTCGTGGTTTGATTATGTTGCTATGGTACTGGCCTTAATCGGGGTATCGATGCCGATTTTTTGGCTCGGTTTAATGGAACAGTGGGCATTTTCAATTGAACTTGGATGGCTGCCAACAACCGGGAGAGAGAATGTCAGAGACCCTGTAACAGCGATTACAGGCCTTTATTTAATTGATACCTTGCTTCAAGGCAGAACCGACCAATTCGGGACAGTGATTCAGCATCTAATTTTGCCGAGCATGACGCTGGCCACGATTCCAATGGCCATCATAGCGAGAATGACTCGTGCTACAATGCTCGAAGTCATGAAGTCGGATTATATTCGGACTGCAAGGGCAAAAGGGCTGGGAATGTTTTGGGTTGTGTATAAGCATTCATTGAAGAACGCGATTATACCCGTGTTAACCGTAATTGGTTTGCAGGCAGGTCTTTTGCTGGGGGGAGCCATATTAACAGAAACAATTTTCGGCTGGCCGGGAATTGGCCGGTACTTGTATGACGCAATCGGCTACCGTGATTATCCGGTAATCCAGTCAGGTATCTTAATCATTGCCGCAATTTTTGTTTTCATTAATTTAATAGTGGATTTATTATATGTCTTTATTGATCCAAGAATTAAATATACATAA